One genomic window of Lagenorhynchus albirostris chromosome 17, mLagAlb1.1, whole genome shotgun sequence includes the following:
- the YTHDF3 gene encoding YTH domain-containing family protein 3 isoform X2: MFYLDLTLLHRAEETGEESFSVQNGSIHQKDAVNDDDFEPYLSSQTNQNNSYPPMSDPYMPSYYAPSIGFPYSLGEAAWSTAGDQPMPYLTTYGQMSNGEHHYIPDGVFSQPGALGNTPPFLGQHGFNFFPGNADFSTWGTSGSQGQSTQSSAYSSSYGYPPSSLGRAITDGQAGFGNDTLSKVPGISSIEQGMTGLKIGGDLTAAVTKTVGTALSSSGMTSIAANSVPPVSSAAPKPTSWAAIARKPAKPQPKLKPKGSVGIGGSAVPPPPIKHNMNIGTWDEKGSVVKAPAAQPVLPPQTLVQQPQPLIQPPPLVQGQLPPPQPQPQPGAQPQAQPHQAQPQPQPQPLQNRWLAPRNRGAGFHQNSGGGGENFGLGVVPASASPSSVEVHPVLEKLKAINNYNPKDFDWNLKNGRVFIIKSYSEDDIHRSIKYSIWCSTEHGNKRLDAAYRSLNGKGPLYLLFSVNGSGHFCGVAEMKSVVDYNAYAGVWSQDKWKGKFEVKWIFVKDVPNNQLRHIRLENNDNKPVTNSRDTQEVPLEKAKQVLKIIATFKHTTSIFDDFAHYEKRQEEEEAMRRASLVVQWLRIRLPMQGTRVPALVREDPTCRGATKPVHHNY, translated from the exons aataACAGCTATCCACCAATGTCAGATCCATACATGCCTAGTTACTATGCTCCATCCATTGGATTTCCATATTCTCTTGGGGAAGCAGCATGGTCCACAGCTGGAGACCAACCTATGCCATATCTGACAACCTATGGACAAATGAGTAATGGAGAACATCATTATATACCAGATGGTGTGTTTAGTCAACCTGGGGCATTAGGAAATACCCCTCCATTTCTTGGTCAACATGGATTTAACTTTTTTCCTGGTAATGCTGATTTCTCTACATGGGGGACAAGTGGATCTCAGGGACAATCAACACAAAGTTCTGCTTATAGTAGCAGTTACGGCTATCCACCTAGTTCTCTTGGGAGAGCTATTACTGATGGACAggctggatttggcaatgatacTTTGAGTAAGGTGCCTGGCATTAGCAGTATTGAGCAAGGCATGACTGGACTGAAAATTGGTGGTGACCTGACAGCCGCAGTGACAAAAACTGTAGGAACAGCTTTGAGCAGCAGTGGTATGACTAGCATTGCAGCCAATAGTGTGCCGCCCGTTAGCAGTGCAGCGCCTAAGCCAACCTCCTGGGCTGCCATTGCCAGAAAACCTGCCAAACCTCAACCGAAACTCAAACCCAAGGGCAGCGTGGGGATCGGGGGCTCCGCCGTGCCACCACCTCCTATAAAACACAACATGAATATTGGAACTTGGGATGAAAAGGGGTCAGTGGTAAAGGCTCCAGCAGCCCAACCAGTTCTGCCTCCTCAGACTCTAGTCCAGCAGCCTCAGCCGTTAATTCAGCCGCCACCATTGGTGCAAGGCCAGCTGCCCccgccgcagccgcagccgcagccggGAGCGCAGCCGCAGGCCCAGCCTCACCAAGcgcagccgcagccgcagccgcagccaCTGCAGAATCGCTGGCTCGCTCCTCGGAACAGGGGGGCGGGCTTCCACCAGAACAGTGGAGGGGGAGGTGAAAACTTTGGTTTAGGTGTTGTTCCTGCCAGTGCTTCACCTTCAAGTGTAGAAGTGCATCCAGTGCTGGAAAAGCTAAAGGCCATAAACAACTACAATCCCAAAGACTTTGACTGGAACCTGAAGAACGGACGGGTGTTTATAATTAAAAGCTATTCTGAGGATGACATTCACCGTTCCATTAAGTACTCTATCTGGTGTAGTACTGAGCATGGTAATAAGCGTTTGGATGCCGCTTACCGTTCCCTGAATGGGAAGGGCCCACTCTATTTGCTCTTCAGCGTGAATGGCAGTGGACATTTCTGTGGAGTGGCTGAGATGAAGTCTGTTGTGGACTATAACGCGTATGCCGGTGTCTGGTCTCAGGATAAGTGGAAGGGCAAATTTGAAGTTAAATGGATCTTTGTCAAAGATGTTCCCAATAACCAGTTACGGCATATTCGCTTAGAAAATAATGACAACAAACCAGTTACCAATTCAAGGGACACCCAAGAGGTACCCCTAGAAAAAGCTAAGCAAGTGCTTAAAATAATTGCTACTTTCAAGCACACCACCTCAATCTTTGATGACTTTGCACATTATGAAAAGCGTcaagaagaggaggaagccaTGCGTAGG gcttccctggtggtgcagtggttaagaatccgcctgccaatgcaggggacacgggttccagccctggtccgggaagatcccacatgccgtggagcaactaagcctgtgcaccacaactactga
- the YTHDF3 gene encoding YTH domain-containing family protein 3 isoform X3 encodes MSATSVDQRPKGQGNKVSVQNGSIHQKDAVNDDDFEPYLSSQTNQNNSYPPMSDPYMPSYYAPSIGFPYSLGEAAWSTAGDQPMPYLTTYGQMSNGEHHYIPDGVFSQPGALGNTPPFLGQHGFNFFPGNADFSTWGTSGSQGQSTQSSAYSSSYGYPPSSLGRAITDGQAGFGNDTLSKVPGISSIEQGMTGLKIGGDLTAAVTKTVGTALSSSGMTSIAANSVPPVSSAAPKPTSWAAIARKPAKPQPKLKPKGSVGIGGSAVPPPPIKHNMNIGTWDEKGSVVKAPAAQPVLPPQTLVQQPQPLIQPPPLVQGQLPPPQPQPQPGAQPQAQPHQAQPQPQPQPLQNRWLAPRNRGAGFHQNSGGGGENFGLGVVPASASPSSVEVHPVLEKLKAINNYNPKDFDWNLKNGRVFIIKSYSEDDIHRSIKYSIWCSTEHGNKRLDAAYRSLNGKGPLYLLFSVNGSGHFCGVAEMKSVVDYNAYAGVWSQDKWKGKFEVKWIFVKDVPNNQLRHIRLENNDNKPVTNSRDTQEVPLEKAKQVLKIIATFKHTTSIFDDFAHYEKRQEEEEAMRRASLVVQWLRIRLPMQGTRVPALVREDPTCRGATKPVHHNY; translated from the exons aataACAGCTATCCACCAATGTCAGATCCATACATGCCTAGTTACTATGCTCCATCCATTGGATTTCCATATTCTCTTGGGGAAGCAGCATGGTCCACAGCTGGAGACCAACCTATGCCATATCTGACAACCTATGGACAAATGAGTAATGGAGAACATCATTATATACCAGATGGTGTGTTTAGTCAACCTGGGGCATTAGGAAATACCCCTCCATTTCTTGGTCAACATGGATTTAACTTTTTTCCTGGTAATGCTGATTTCTCTACATGGGGGACAAGTGGATCTCAGGGACAATCAACACAAAGTTCTGCTTATAGTAGCAGTTACGGCTATCCACCTAGTTCTCTTGGGAGAGCTATTACTGATGGACAggctggatttggcaatgatacTTTGAGTAAGGTGCCTGGCATTAGCAGTATTGAGCAAGGCATGACTGGACTGAAAATTGGTGGTGACCTGACAGCCGCAGTGACAAAAACTGTAGGAACAGCTTTGAGCAGCAGTGGTATGACTAGCATTGCAGCCAATAGTGTGCCGCCCGTTAGCAGTGCAGCGCCTAAGCCAACCTCCTGGGCTGCCATTGCCAGAAAACCTGCCAAACCTCAACCGAAACTCAAACCCAAGGGCAGCGTGGGGATCGGGGGCTCCGCCGTGCCACCACCTCCTATAAAACACAACATGAATATTGGAACTTGGGATGAAAAGGGGTCAGTGGTAAAGGCTCCAGCAGCCCAACCAGTTCTGCCTCCTCAGACTCTAGTCCAGCAGCCTCAGCCGTTAATTCAGCCGCCACCATTGGTGCAAGGCCAGCTGCCCccgccgcagccgcagccgcagccggGAGCGCAGCCGCAGGCCCAGCCTCACCAAGcgcagccgcagccgcagccgcagccaCTGCAGAATCGCTGGCTCGCTCCTCGGAACAGGGGGGCGGGCTTCCACCAGAACAGTGGAGGGGGAGGTGAAAACTTTGGTTTAGGTGTTGTTCCTGCCAGTGCTTCACCTTCAAGTGTAGAAGTGCATCCAGTGCTGGAAAAGCTAAAGGCCATAAACAACTACAATCCCAAAGACTTTGACTGGAACCTGAAGAACGGACGGGTGTTTATAATTAAAAGCTATTCTGAGGATGACATTCACCGTTCCATTAAGTACTCTATCTGGTGTAGTACTGAGCATGGTAATAAGCGTTTGGATGCCGCTTACCGTTCCCTGAATGGGAAGGGCCCACTCTATTTGCTCTTCAGCGTGAATGGCAGTGGACATTTCTGTGGAGTGGCTGAGATGAAGTCTGTTGTGGACTATAACGCGTATGCCGGTGTCTGGTCTCAGGATAAGTGGAAGGGCAAATTTGAAGTTAAATGGATCTTTGTCAAAGATGTTCCCAATAACCAGTTACGGCATATTCGCTTAGAAAATAATGACAACAAACCAGTTACCAATTCAAGGGACACCCAAGAGGTACCCCTAGAAAAAGCTAAGCAAGTGCTTAAAATAATTGCTACTTTCAAGCACACCACCTCAATCTTTGATGACTTTGCACATTATGAAAAGCGTcaagaagaggaggaagccaTGCGTAGG gcttccctggtggtgcagtggttaagaatccgcctgccaatgcaggggacacgggttccagccctggtccgggaagatcccacatgccgtggagcaactaagcctgtgcaccacaactactga
- the YTHDF3 gene encoding YTH domain-containing family protein 3 isoform X4, with protein sequence MSDPYMPSYYAPSIGFPYSLGEAAWSTAGDQPMPYLTTYGQMSNGEHHYIPDGVFSQPGALGNTPPFLGQHGFNFFPGNADFSTWGTSGSQGQSTQSSAYSSSYGYPPSSLGRAITDGQAGFGNDTLSKVPGISSIEQGMTGLKIGGDLTAAVTKTVGTALSSSGMTSIAANSVPPVSSAAPKPTSWAAIARKPAKPQPKLKPKGSVGIGGSAVPPPPIKHNMNIGTWDEKGSVVKAPAAQPVLPPQTLVQQPQPLIQPPPLVQGQLPPPQPQPQPGAQPQAQPHQAQPQPQPQPLQNRWLAPRNRGAGFHQNSGGGGENFGLGVVPASASPSSVEVHPVLEKLKAINNYNPKDFDWNLKNGRVFIIKSYSEDDIHRSIKYSIWCSTEHGNKRLDAAYRSLNGKGPLYLLFSVNGSGHFCGVAEMKSVVDYNAYAGVWSQDKWKGKFEVKWIFVKDVPNNQLRHIRLENNDNKPVTNSRDTQEVPLEKAKQVLKIIATFKHTTSIFDDFAHYEKRQEEEEAMRRASLVVQWLRIRLPMQGTRVPALVREDPTCRGATKPVHHNY encoded by the exons ATGTCAGATCCATACATGCCTAGTTACTATGCTCCATCCATTGGATTTCCATATTCTCTTGGGGAAGCAGCATGGTCCACAGCTGGAGACCAACCTATGCCATATCTGACAACCTATGGACAAATGAGTAATGGAGAACATCATTATATACCAGATGGTGTGTTTAGTCAACCTGGGGCATTAGGAAATACCCCTCCATTTCTTGGTCAACATGGATTTAACTTTTTTCCTGGTAATGCTGATTTCTCTACATGGGGGACAAGTGGATCTCAGGGACAATCAACACAAAGTTCTGCTTATAGTAGCAGTTACGGCTATCCACCTAGTTCTCTTGGGAGAGCTATTACTGATGGACAggctggatttggcaatgatacTTTGAGTAAGGTGCCTGGCATTAGCAGTATTGAGCAAGGCATGACTGGACTGAAAATTGGTGGTGACCTGACAGCCGCAGTGACAAAAACTGTAGGAACAGCTTTGAGCAGCAGTGGTATGACTAGCATTGCAGCCAATAGTGTGCCGCCCGTTAGCAGTGCAGCGCCTAAGCCAACCTCCTGGGCTGCCATTGCCAGAAAACCTGCCAAACCTCAACCGAAACTCAAACCCAAGGGCAGCGTGGGGATCGGGGGCTCCGCCGTGCCACCACCTCCTATAAAACACAACATGAATATTGGAACTTGGGATGAAAAGGGGTCAGTGGTAAAGGCTCCAGCAGCCCAACCAGTTCTGCCTCCTCAGACTCTAGTCCAGCAGCCTCAGCCGTTAATTCAGCCGCCACCATTGGTGCAAGGCCAGCTGCCCccgccgcagccgcagccgcagccggGAGCGCAGCCGCAGGCCCAGCCTCACCAAGcgcagccgcagccgcagccgcagccaCTGCAGAATCGCTGGCTCGCTCCTCGGAACAGGGGGGCGGGCTTCCACCAGAACAGTGGAGGGGGAGGTGAAAACTTTGGTTTAGGTGTTGTTCCTGCCAGTGCTTCACCTTCAAGTGTAGAAGTGCATCCAGTGCTGGAAAAGCTAAAGGCCATAAACAACTACAATCCCAAAGACTTTGACTGGAACCTGAAGAACGGACGGGTGTTTATAATTAAAAGCTATTCTGAGGATGACATTCACCGTTCCATTAAGTACTCTATCTGGTGTAGTACTGAGCATGGTAATAAGCGTTTGGATGCCGCTTACCGTTCCCTGAATGGGAAGGGCCCACTCTATTTGCTCTTCAGCGTGAATGGCAGTGGACATTTCTGTGGAGTGGCTGAGATGAAGTCTGTTGTGGACTATAACGCGTATGCCGGTGTCTGGTCTCAGGATAAGTGGAAGGGCAAATTTGAAGTTAAATGGATCTTTGTCAAAGATGTTCCCAATAACCAGTTACGGCATATTCGCTTAGAAAATAATGACAACAAACCAGTTACCAATTCAAGGGACACCCAAGAGGTACCCCTAGAAAAAGCTAAGCAAGTGCTTAAAATAATTGCTACTTTCAAGCACACCACCTCAATCTTTGATGACTTTGCACATTATGAAAAGCGTcaagaagaggaggaagccaTGCGTAGG gcttccctggtggtgcagtggttaagaatccgcctgccaatgcaggggacacgggttccagccctggtccgggaagatcccacatgccgtggagcaactaagcctgtgcaccacaactactga